In Nostoc edaphicum CCNP1411, the sequence GATCATCACTGCTACTAGCACAAATATTTTGATTTATACATATTGCTAATGACCATACCCTACTTTTGTGTCCTTGTAGAGTTTTAAGGCATTGACCACTTACGAAATCCCATATCCTAACTGTTTGGTCATCACCGCAACTAACAAGAGCGCTACCATCTACACTGAAGGTAACTGAATGTACCAAGTCTGTATGTCCCTGCAAAGTTTTAATACATTTACCGTTACTCACGTCCCAAACTTTAACTGTTTGGTCATGGCTGGCGCTAGCTAGTGTATTCCCGTCAGGGCTGAAGGTGACTGAGTATACCCGTTGAGTGTGACCCTCTAAGGTGTGAATACATGAACTGCTGTTAATATCCCACAGCCTTACCTTATAGTCATCATTTCCACTTGCTAACACATCACCTTTTGGATTAAAGGCAACAGACCATACACTACAACCATTTTCCTGTAAAGTTTTCAGACATTTTCCCGTGCTGATATTCCACAGCTTTACTGTTTGGTCATCACTACCACTAGCAAGAACCTGACCGCCGGGACTAAAAATGACTGAACGAACCCCACCATTATGACCCTCCAAAGTTTTTAAACACTGACCAGTACTGGTATCCCACAGTTTTATTGTTTGGTCATTACTGCCACTGGCAATAACCTGACCGTCGGGACTAAATGTGACTGACCAAACCCAACCAGTATGACCTTTACAAGTCAGAAGTTGCTGACTATTCGCAACTTCGTATAAGCGAATTTCTCCATTGGTATCACCAGTAGCTAAAAGTTTACCATTAGGACTAAAGGCTACCGAAAAAATACCACCAAAGGTTTCAACAAAAACAGACTTAGCTAGATGGGCGTGAGCAAAATTTGCATTATGCAACTTTACATTCTGCAAGTCGGCTTGCCAAATAGTTAGATAAGAAAAATCATAACCTCCCAGATCAGTTTCTAAATGACAAAGCAGGTTCAAGATATTTCCTGCCGTATAACTTTGTTCTAGAGGGGATATCTCTCGTAGGGTTGCTAAAATTTGAGCTAAGTGATTTTCTAAGGTTTTTTTACTTCTAAAGGCAGTAAGAAGCCCATCTATAACTGGTTTGATGATGAGGCGAATTTGAGTATCTTTAACATATTCTTTTGCCGTCGCTTTTATTAAAGCTTTACTTCTGAATAAATCAATATTCTGAGTGAGAATCTCTTCACAGACATATTCTATCAAGCTACTAGTTACATACTCCATAACTACAGGCTGGAGGGTAAAAAGTGATCCAGTTTTCTCAATGAGTGTAGGCGTAGCTTTCTCGATTAGCGATCGCCTCCCCAACGATTCTATCGCCTCCAGTAATCTTGCTTGTGGTACTGGTGATATAATATCATCTCGCAATTCTGAGAGTGTCATCGACTCCCGATTAATCGCTAGCCAGTACATAATATCCTTTTCTAAATCTGACAAGCGCTCAAACTGCTGCTCTAAAATATCGCGAATGTCTCCAAAAACAGATGTATCTTGTTGCAAAAAGGCAGTCACATTACCATCAAAGATATCTTGAACGGTCGTAGCAACTATCTTCAAGGCTAAAGGATTGCCTGCATAGCGTTCAATCATTACTTTCCATTCATCCTGTGCTGCTGATAATCCTTTGAGTTTCAATATTTCTTGCCCTTCCAGCATCTTCAAACCACTCAGTAGTAATGAGCGAACTGGTAGTGCTTGTCCTTCTAGTAATGCCACTTCTTTAGGTTTTTCACGACTAGTAAGCACTAAGCAGCTTTGGTGAGTTGCTTC encodes:
- a CDS encoding NB-ARC domain-containing protein — translated: MTLQNWRRKRGVALTTKGLQKIKEAKHQSEAKENFGNRYTLEDMSARSGLYSATISKVLNREGGVDKQTIEKLFLAFHLKIDKSDYSSSNTRLDWGEAIFNSAFYGRTEEITTLEEWILNEHCQLVALLGIGGIGKTTLSVKLAQKIQDNFEYVIWRSLREAPPVKIILGNLIQFLSDEQETEGNLPESFSDRVSRLLYYLQNYRCLVILDNAESILRSGSRAGLYREGYEEYSELLRRIGEATHQSCLVLTSREKPKEVALLEGQALPVRSLLLSGLKMLEGQEILKLKGLSAAQDEWKVMIERYAGNPLALKIVATTVQDIFDGNVTAFLQQDTSVFGDIRDILEQQFERLSDLEKDIMYWLAINRESMTLSELRDDIISPVPQARLLEAIESLGRRSLIEKATPTLIEKTGSLFTLQPVVMEYVTSSLIEYVCEEILTQNIDLFRSKALIKATAKEYVKDTQIRLIIKPVIDGLLTAFRSKKTLENHLAQILATLREISPLEQSYTAGNILNLLCHLETDLGGYDFSYLTIWQADLQNVKLHNANFAHAHLAKSVFVETFGGIFSVAFSPNGKLLATGDTNGEIRLYEVANSQQLLTCKGHTGWVWSVTFSPDGQVIASGSNDQTIKLWDTSTGQCLKTLEGHNGGVRSVIFSPGGQVLASGSDDQTVKLWNISTGKCLKTLQENGCSVWSVAFNPKGDVLASGNDDYKVRLWDINSSSCIHTLEGHTQRVYSVTFSPDGNTLASASHDQTVKVWDVSNGKCIKTLQGHTDLVHSVTFSVDGSALVSCGDDQTVRIWDFVSGQCLKTLQGHKSRVWSLAICINQNICASSSDDQTVKLWNISTGRCIKTFQGYNNGIWSVAVSPTDNNILASGSNDQTVTLWDVTTGKCLRTLRGHGRRVTSVVFVPDSHLLASGSEDQTVRLWNLSTSKCLKILKGHINRVTSITFSSDSYFLASGSDDQTIRIWDVTTGQCLNTLREHSGRTWSVTFSPDSHVLASGSHDRTVKLWDVRTGRCLKTLQGHTDWIYSVNFHTDGCTLASGSGDQTIKLWDVSTGQCLRTLQDHTNTVYSVAFSSDGRILVSGSGDQTVKLWDVNTGRCLRTLLGHTRWVWSVTFSSDDQTVVSCSEDETIKIWDVQTGECLKTLKSKNPYEGMNIASISGLTESQKDTLKTLGAVEY